TTTGGGCCCATTTGGGGATCGAGTTTGGGTTTCGCTATGGGCTTTTATTGTAATTTCTCTGGGCTTGGCCCGTTTTcagtattattataaaaaatcttattggcggaaaaaaaaaaatacaaaaaggaaatacataatttataataaatgcaatgactaaatgtgtaaataaaagaaagtaattaatctgctatccatgtttccaaacaattctcatttatgttttatccttgtttccaaacaattctaatttatgttttatccATGTTTACAAACAGTACTAAaaggtacttcagttttaataatatagatagatgtTCAAGTTTCAAGTGAGGCAATGGACCTCTGAATAGTGAAAAGCAAAACATCTTACGGCCCATCTGGTGAAGCCCCACAACGAGGAGCGCATATTCTCAGCATCTAGGGCTCTTCTATATAAATACGTCTTCTCTTCACTGCGTATAGGTATCGCCGACTAGTAAGTAACATCAAAAAGAATCGACAATGGAGCAAACTTTCATCATGATCAAGCCCGACGGCGTCCAAAGGGGTCTGGTACGCTTCTACTGATACTCTTCATTGTTACCTGTGTTCTTGAGAAACTTGTTGTTGAGTTTCCTCGCCAGTATCTTGATTATTATGTCTGCTTCATCTTCAGGTCGGTAAAATCATCTGCAGGTTCGAGCAGAAGGGTTtcactttgaaaggtaaatactTTTAAGTTGGTAGCCGCATACTATCATCGTAACTGAGACTAGCCTAGCAGATGTAGCTTTTGAGTTTGTAGTTTGTATTTTAAGACTTAGATCTGGTCAGTATTGTATGATGATAGTTTGGTTTGATTGATGGCATGGTCTCAGGTCTAAAGCTGATCACTGTGGACCGTCCTTTTGCTGAGAAACACTACCAGGACTTGTCAGCCAAGCCCTTCTTCAGTGGTCTTGTTGATTACATAATCTCTGGTCCAGTCGTTGCAATGATCTGGGAGGGAAAGAATGTTGTGTTGACAGGAAGGAAGATCATCGGAGCAACGAACCCTGCAGCATCTGAGCCAGGAACCATCCGTGGGGATTTTGCAATTGACATTGGGAGGAACATTATCCATGGGAGTGACTCGGTGGAGAGTGCTAACAAGGAGTGTGCGTTGTGGTTCCCTGATGGACCTGTGAACTGGCAGAGCAGCCTTCATTCTTGGATCTACGAATGATTCTCTATCGTTTTGTGATCCTTTGTTTTGGTTGTTGTTTATGAGTCAAAACATGTTTCTCTCCTTTGTTTTTGTTGCAAGCTCTGTTGCTTCCGCCTCTTTGCatcttttttttgaagtttgaatCTCAGAACTTTGAATCTGTTATTTTTTGTGTGAGGGTTTCTTTGAACCGTCTTATATTCTCTCTTTCATATATTCTCATTTCTACCCGAGCAAGAGAGCCAAATGGGTTTTCATCGGAAGTTTTATTAGCGTTCTCAAATTCTAAAACACAGGCGTGCGAGTTGCCAACACGGTTTTTGCACTTAGACTAGTGTAGGAGGATAATGTTCTTGTGACCAATTATTGTGAGAAAAGCTGCTCTCCCAAATGTTTCTCTATTTTCTATTTCTCGAGAACTCCAACTGTTTCCAGAAACTGAAATGTc
The sequence above is drawn from the Brassica napus cultivar Da-Ae chromosome A8, Da-Ae, whole genome shotgun sequence genome and encodes:
- the LOC106354085 gene encoding nucleoside diphosphate kinase 1, with product MEQTFIMIKPDGVQRGLVGKIICRFEQKGFTLKGLKLITVDRPFAEKHYQDLSAKPFFSGLVDYIISGPVVAMIWEGKNVVLTGRKIIGATNPAASEPGTIRGDFAIDIGRNIIHGSDSVESANKECALWFPDGPVNWQSSLHSWIYE